A single genomic interval of Oceanithermus profundus DSM 14977 harbors:
- the pnp gene encoding polyribonucleotide nucleotidyltransferase produces MPIATENTPQPHRFSAVLGGRELVIETGKYARQASGSVWVRYGETIVMATAEGSKEPIDMPFLPLTVEFEERHYAIGKIPGSFMRREGRPGEKAILSARMTDRPIRPLFPKGFRHEVQVILTVLAADQQNPPDVLGPLAASAALMLSDVPWDGPIASVRVGRVNGELVLNPTLQQLDESDLDLIVAGSKDAIIMVEAGAKEVSEDLLVEALDFAHREMQPLIALQEEMREKLGKPKFAWSPPPTLTDEELEAFYRLAIERGLKDVLLTASKHERAEALDAFRDALVAEIVPEEDEDAEVRRALYKQAFGDVTKRELRRMIVEEKKRADGRGPAEIRPIWIEVDVLPRSHGSAIFTRGETQVLGTVTLGTGRDEQIIDDLGLDESEDFLVHYNFPPYSTGEVKRLRGVSRREVGHGNLAKRALKPMLPEKDAFPYTIRVVGDVLESNGSSSMATVCAGCLALMDAGVPIKKPVAGIAMGLVKPEEGEPVVLTDILGMEDALGDMDFKVTGTRDGVTALQMDIKVQGLDAAVMRRALEQARAARLAILDQMEQVLPEPRRELKPFAPRILALKIPVDKIGAVIGPGGKNIRALEELGVSIDIEEDGTVRIYSAEGGAAEEAKARIENLTREAKVGEVYEGVVVRTTNFGAFIQLFPGTEGLLHISQIAEERVDKVEDHLKVGDKITVKVNRIDEKGRVDLVRPELEGKIPPRRPPRSGGPRRR; encoded by the coding sequence ATGCCCATCGCTACGGAAAACACCCCCCAACCCCACCGCTTCAGCGCCGTGCTGGGCGGGCGCGAGCTCGTCATCGAGACCGGCAAGTACGCCCGCCAGGCCTCGGGCTCGGTCTGGGTGCGTTACGGCGAGACGATCGTCATGGCCACCGCCGAGGGCTCGAAGGAACCCATCGACATGCCCTTCCTGCCGCTCACGGTCGAGTTCGAGGAGCGCCACTACGCCATCGGCAAGATCCCCGGCTCCTTCATGCGCCGCGAGGGCCGGCCCGGCGAGAAGGCCATCCTCTCGGCGCGCATGACCGACCGGCCGATCCGCCCCCTCTTCCCCAAGGGCTTCCGCCACGAGGTCCAGGTGATCCTGACCGTGCTGGCGGCCGACCAGCAGAACCCGCCCGACGTGCTGGGGCCGCTGGCGGCCTCGGCGGCGCTGATGCTCTCGGACGTGCCCTGGGACGGCCCCATCGCCAGCGTGCGCGTGGGCCGGGTGAACGGCGAACTGGTCCTCAACCCCACCCTGCAGCAGCTGGACGAGAGCGACCTCGACCTCATCGTCGCCGGCTCCAAGGACGCGATCATCATGGTCGAGGCCGGGGCCAAAGAGGTGAGCGAGGACCTGCTCGTCGAGGCCCTCGACTTCGCCCACCGCGAGATGCAGCCGCTGATCGCGCTGCAGGAGGAGATGCGCGAAAAGCTGGGCAAACCCAAGTTCGCCTGGAGCCCGCCGCCGACGCTTACGGACGAGGAGCTCGAGGCCTTCTACCGGCTCGCGATCGAGCGCGGCCTGAAGGACGTGCTGCTCACCGCCTCCAAACACGAACGCGCCGAGGCCCTGGACGCCTTCCGCGACGCCCTCGTCGCCGAGATCGTCCCGGAAGAGGACGAGGACGCCGAAGTCCGCCGTGCCCTCTACAAGCAGGCCTTCGGCGACGTGACCAAACGCGAGCTGCGCCGCATGATCGTCGAGGAGAAGAAGCGCGCCGACGGCCGCGGTCCGGCGGAGATCCGCCCCATCTGGATCGAGGTGGACGTGCTGCCGCGCTCGCACGGCTCGGCGATCTTCACCCGCGGCGAGACCCAGGTGCTGGGCACGGTCACCCTGGGGACCGGCCGCGACGAGCAGATCATCGACGACCTGGGCCTCGACGAGTCGGAAGACTTCCTGGTCCACTACAACTTCCCGCCCTACTCGACCGGCGAGGTCAAGCGCCTGCGCGGCGTCTCCCGGCGCGAGGTGGGCCACGGCAACCTCGCCAAACGGGCGCTCAAGCCGATGCTGCCCGAGAAGGACGCCTTCCCCTACACCATCCGCGTGGTCGGCGACGTGCTCGAGTCCAACGGCTCCAGCTCGATGGCCACCGTCTGCGCCGGCTGCCTGGCGCTGATGGACGCGGGCGTGCCCATCAAGAAGCCGGTCGCCGGCATCGCCATGGGCCTGGTCAAGCCCGAGGAGGGCGAGCCGGTGGTGCTCACCGACATCCTGGGCATGGAGGACGCCCTGGGCGACATGGACTTCAAGGTGACGGGCACCCGCGACGGCGTGACCGCGCTGCAGATGGACATCAAGGTGCAGGGGCTCGACGCCGCGGTGATGCGCCGCGCCCTGGAGCAGGCGCGCGCGGCGCGGCTCGCGATCCTCGACCAGATGGAGCAGGTCCTGCCGGAGCCGCGCAGGGAGCTCAAGCCCTTCGCGCCGCGCATCCTGGCGCTCAAGATCCCGGTGGACAAGATCGGCGCGGTCATCGGCCCCGGCGGCAAGAACATCCGCGCGCTCGAGGAGCTGGGCGTCTCGATCGACATCGAGGAAGACGGCACCGTGCGCATCTACTCGGCCGAAGGCGGGGCCGCCGAGGAAGCCAAGGCGCGCATCGAGAACCTCACCCGCGAGGCCAAGGTGGGCGAGGTCTACGAGGGCGTGGTCGTGCGCACCACCAACTTCGGCGCCTTCATCCAGCTCTTCCCCGGCACCGAGGGGCTGCTGCACATCAGCCAGATCGCCGAGGAGCGCGTCGACAAAGTGGAGGACCACCTCAAGGTGGGCGACAAGATCACCGTCAAGGTGAACCGCATCGACGAGAAGGGCCGCGTCGACCTGGTGCGCCCCGAGCTCGAAGGCAAGATTCCGCCGCGGCGCCCGCCCCGCTCGGGCGGACCGCGCCGCCGCTAA
- a CDS encoding AEC family transporter, with product MGGAGVLLGAVAPVALMVATGYLAARILRLDRGPLTRLTLFVLVPFLVFDQLWRNTADLAGALRLALAFALASAAFALAGWLAGRLFGLPAPVRASLTATTAFPNTGNMGLSVALFALGEVGLERATIVFVVATVLLFSFGPALFHGGSLREQLAMTLRLPLIWAVVLGLAANAANLQLPANLGGGVHMLAQGAIPMLLLALGMQIAESRIQVGAYDLLASLLRVLGGPVAAFWIGRALGLGGADLVVLVLISGMPAAVNTYLMAAEFGGDAARTARVVVLSTLISFLTLPLVLGWALRAAGVG from the coding sequence GTGGGCGGGGCGGGCGTGCTGCTGGGGGCGGTGGCGCCGGTGGCGCTGATGGTGGCCACCGGCTACCTCGCCGCGCGGATCCTGCGGCTCGACCGCGGGCCGCTGACGCGGCTCACGCTCTTCGTTCTCGTCCCCTTCCTGGTCTTCGACCAGCTTTGGCGCAACACCGCCGACCTGGCCGGGGCGCTGCGGCTGGCCCTGGCCTTCGCCCTCGCCTCGGCGGCCTTCGCCCTCGCGGGCTGGCTCGCGGGGCGGCTCTTCGGCCTGCCCGCGCCGGTTCGGGCGAGCCTGACCGCCACCACGGCCTTTCCCAACACCGGCAACATGGGCCTCTCCGTCGCCCTCTTCGCGCTGGGCGAGGTGGGGCTCGAGCGCGCGACGATCGTCTTCGTCGTGGCCACGGTGCTGCTCTTCAGCTTCGGACCCGCCCTCTTCCACGGCGGCAGCCTGCGCGAGCAGCTGGCCATGACCCTGCGCCTGCCGCTCATCTGGGCCGTGGTGCTCGGCCTCGCCGCCAACGCCGCCAACCTCCAGCTGCCCGCCAACCTGGGCGGGGGCGTGCACATGCTCGCCCAGGGCGCGATCCCCATGCTGCTGCTGGCGCTGGGCATGCAGATCGCCGAGTCGCGCATCCAGGTGGGGGCCTACGACCTGCTGGCCAGCCTGCTGCGGGTGCTCGGCGGACCGGTGGCCGCCTTCTGGATCGGCCGCGCGCTGGGGCTGGGGGGCGCGGACCTGGTGGTGCTCGTGCTCATCAGCGGCATGCCCGCGGCCGTGAACACCTACCTGATGGCCGCCGAGTTCGGCGGCGACGCCGCGCGCACCGCGCGGGTGGTGGTGCTCTCGACGCTGATCAGTTTTCTGACCCTTCCCCTGGTGCTGGGCTGGGCGCTGCGGGCGGCGGGGGTAGGTTAG
- a CDS encoding ribonuclease J yields the protein MSEQSKPTRKPGRRRSRSRKPKGPLSIGKLEIVPLGGMGEIGKNITAFRYEDEILVVDGGLAFPEEHMPGVDILIPRIDYLVENAGLIKGWVLTHGHEDHIGGMPFLLPQLPKIPLYGAKLTLGLLRGKLEEFGLKPGEFDLNVVSPDETLKIGRHFTVDLFRMTHSIPDNSGLIIRTPVGNVVHTGDFKLDPTPVDGKVSHLAKVAQAGAEGVLLLIADSTNAERPGITPSEAEVAVALDAAIGAAEGRVFVTTFASHIHRVQSVIRAAERHGRKVAMEGRSMLKFAKIALELGYLEVKDRLYTTDEIKDIPDREVLVLATGSQGQPMAVLSRLAFGRHAKLSVGEGDTVILSSSPIPGNEEAVNRVINKLYELGAHVLYPPAYKVHASGHASREELRFLYNLVQPKFFVPWHGEVRHQTNFKWLVEKMPKPPVKTIVPENGDVLVLTADDLKKTGRVKAGALYVDGLGVGDITDDILEERQAMAADGIVILTALVSEQPVVEVVSRGFVKAGQRLHAEIRRVALEAIERGVREKKPLEQIRDDVYYPAKKFIRKATGRDPILIPILFEA from the coding sequence ATGAGCGAACAATCCAAACCCACCCGCAAGCCCGGCCGGCGCCGCTCGCGCAGCCGCAAGCCCAAGGGTCCCCTTTCCATCGGCAAACTCGAGATCGTCCCCCTCGGGGGCATGGGCGAGATCGGCAAGAACATCACCGCCTTCCGCTACGAAGACGAGATCCTCGTCGTCGACGGCGGCCTCGCCTTCCCCGAGGAGCACATGCCCGGGGTGGACATCCTGATCCCCCGGATCGACTACCTGGTCGAGAACGCGGGGCTGATCAAGGGCTGGGTCCTCACCCACGGCCACGAAGACCACATCGGCGGGATGCCTTTCCTGCTGCCGCAGCTGCCCAAGATCCCGCTCTACGGGGCCAAGCTGACCCTGGGCCTCCTGCGCGGCAAGCTCGAGGAGTTCGGGCTCAAGCCGGGCGAGTTCGACCTCAACGTGGTCAGCCCCGACGAGACGCTTAAGATCGGACGCCACTTCACCGTCGACCTCTTCCGCATGACCCACTCGATCCCCGACAACTCGGGGCTGATCATCCGCACCCCGGTGGGCAACGTCGTCCACACCGGCGACTTCAAGCTCGACCCCACGCCGGTGGACGGCAAGGTGAGCCACCTGGCCAAGGTGGCCCAGGCCGGCGCCGAAGGGGTGCTGCTCCTGATCGCCGACTCGACCAACGCCGAGCGTCCGGGGATCACCCCCAGCGAGGCCGAGGTGGCCGTGGCGCTCGACGCCGCGATCGGAGCGGCGGAGGGCCGGGTCTTCGTGACCACCTTCGCCTCGCACATCCACCGGGTGCAGTCGGTGATCCGCGCCGCCGAGCGGCACGGACGCAAGGTGGCCATGGAAGGCCGCAGCATGCTCAAGTTCGCCAAGATCGCGCTCGAACTGGGCTACCTGGAGGTGAAGGACCGTCTCTACACCACCGACGAGATCAAGGACATCCCCGACCGTGAGGTGCTGGTGCTGGCCACCGGCTCCCAGGGGCAGCCCATGGCGGTGCTGAGCCGCCTCGCCTTCGGCCGCCACGCCAAGCTGAGCGTGGGCGAGGGCGACACCGTGATCCTCAGCTCCAGCCCCATCCCCGGCAACGAGGAGGCGGTGAACCGGGTGATCAACAAGCTCTACGAGCTGGGGGCCCACGTCCTCTACCCGCCCGCCTACAAGGTGCACGCCTCCGGTCACGCCAGCCGCGAGGAGCTGCGCTTCCTCTACAACCTGGTCCAGCCCAAGTTCTTCGTGCCCTGGCACGGCGAGGTGCGCCACCAGACCAACTTCAAGTGGCTGGTCGAGAAGATGCCCAAGCCCCCGGTCAAGACGATCGTTCCCGAGAACGGCGACGTGCTGGTGCTGACCGCGGACGACCTGAAGAAGACGGGCCGGGTCAAGGCCGGCGCCCTCTACGTGGACGGCCTCGGGGTGGGCGACATCACCGACGACATCCTCGAGGAGCGCCAGGCCATGGCGGCCGACGGCATCGTGATCCTGACCGCGCTGGTCTCCGAGCAGCCCGTCGTCGAGGTGGTGAGCCGCGGCTTCGTCAAGGCGGGGCAGCGGCTGCACGCCGAGATCCGTCGGGTGGCCCTCGAGGCGATCGAGCGGGGCGTGCGCGAGAAGAAGCCGCTCGAGCAGATCCGCGACGACGTCTACTACCCCGCCAAGAAGTTCATCCGCAAGGCGACCGGCCGCGACCCGATCCTGATCCCCATCCTCTTCGAGGCCTGA
- a CDS encoding CoA transferase has protein sequence MLDLTRLLPGPLAGRVLERLGFEVLRVLPPAGDDLARWRPEAHAWLNEGKQAVTLDLKSARGRAELLELVRDAAVLLESNRAGAMERLGLGYPVLRAQNPRLVYVRLAGHRDDPAAPGHDLTYLAASGLLERLEGAWPHAQLADVSGALWAALAALDGLRRGGGFYEVYLSEAAGAFGYPPIPGLDGSNPAYRVYPAATGRVALAALEPHLWARFCEAAGRPDWAAPRTNPEDDAALARELEAFFLTRDADAWEAWGRKHGLPLRAVRPYREAPLELPWRRG, from the coding sequence GTGCTCGACCTCACGCGGCTGCTGCCGGGGCCGCTCGCGGGACGGGTGCTCGAACGCCTGGGCTTCGAGGTGCTGCGGGTGCTTCCGCCGGCGGGCGACGACCTGGCGCGCTGGCGGCCCGAAGCCCACGCCTGGCTGAACGAGGGCAAGCAGGCGGTCACCCTCGACCTCAAGAGCGCGCGCGGCCGCGCCGAGCTGCTCGAGCTCGTGCGGGACGCGGCGGTGCTGCTCGAGTCGAACCGCGCCGGGGCGATGGAGCGGCTGGGGCTGGGCTACCCGGTGCTGCGCGCGCAGAACCCCCGCCTCGTCTACGTGCGCCTCGCCGGCCACCGCGACGACCCCGCCGCCCCGGGGCACGACCTCACCTACCTGGCGGCCTCGGGGCTGCTCGAGCGGCTCGAGGGGGCCTGGCCGCACGCCCAGCTCGCCGACGTGAGCGGCGCGCTCTGGGCGGCGCTGGCGGCGCTCGACGGGCTGCGCCGCGGCGGGGGATTCTACGAGGTCTACCTGAGCGAGGCGGCGGGCGCCTTCGGCTACCCACCGATCCCCGGGCTGGACGGATCGAACCCCGCCTACCGCGTCTACCCCGCCGCCACCGGGAGGGTGGCGCTGGCGGCACTCGAGCCGCACCTTTGGGCCCGCTTCTGCGAAGCCGCCGGCCGGCCCGACTGGGCCGCTCCCCGCACGAATCCGGAAGACGACGCTGCGCTCGCACGCGAGCTCGAGGCCTTCTTCCTCACGCGTGACGCCGACGCCTGGGAGGCCTGGGGGCGCAAACACGGCCTGCCTCTGCGGGCGGTCCGCCCCTACCGGGAGGCGCCGCTGGAGCTGCCCTGGCGGCGGGGCTAG
- a CDS encoding 16S rRNA (uracil(1498)-N(3))-methyltransferase, with product MRKPRVFVPRIDPEIVLAGGEAHHLLHVLRVRPGREVVVFDGAGLEAEARVTHAGGGAVRLAAGEPRAVRREPPLAPVLYVALLKGDKLADVVRAGSELGVVRFVPLVTERSVPREMGRAKLERLRRIAVEAAKQSGRSRLPEVAPPRALAALEPVDFGLVAHPGAARTLAEVAWPEAGEAALASGPEGGFTEAEVAHLAGLGFAPVYLGPRILRAETAPLVLAAAAAAVRGL from the coding sequence ATGAGAAAGCCGCGCGTCTTCGTGCCCCGCATCGACCCGGAGATCGTGCTCGCCGGGGGGGAGGCGCACCATCTGCTGCACGTGCTGCGCGTGCGGCCGGGGCGCGAGGTGGTCGTCTTCGACGGCGCCGGCCTCGAGGCCGAGGCCCGGGTGACCCACGCCGGCGGGGGCGCGGTGCGGTTGGCGGCGGGCGAGCCCCGGGCGGTGCGGCGTGAGCCGCCGCTCGCGCCGGTGCTCTACGTGGCCCTGCTCAAAGGCGACAAGCTCGCCGACGTGGTGCGCGCGGGCAGCGAGCTGGGGGTGGTCCGCTTCGTTCCGCTCGTCACCGAGCGCAGCGTGCCGCGGGAGATGGGGCGGGCCAAGCTCGAGCGGCTGCGTCGCATCGCGGTCGAGGCCGCCAAGCAGTCGGGCCGTTCGCGGCTGCCCGAGGTGGCCCCGCCACGGGCGCTCGCGGCGCTGGAGCCGGTGGACTTCGGCCTCGTCGCCCACCCCGGCGCGGCGCGGACGCTGGCCGAGGTGGCCTGGCCCGAGGCCGGGGAGGCCGCGCTCGCCAGCGGTCCCGAGGGCGGATTCACCGAGGCCGAGGTGGCGCACCTGGCCGGCCTGGGCTTCGCGCCCGTCTACCTGGGCCCGCGCATCCTGCGGGCCGAGACCGCGCCGCTGGTGCTGGCGGCGGCCGCGGCCGCGGTGCGCGGGCTTTAA
- a CDS encoding cytochrome c oxidase subunit 2A: MSNEERPTGTMFVIGVLVATILVFWGGVFYLFIQRG; this comes from the coding sequence ATGAGCAATGAAGAACGGCCCACAGGAACCATGTTCGTCATCGGCGTACTGGTAGCCACGATCCTCGTCTTCTGGGGCGGCGTGTTCTACCTCTTCATCCAAAGGGGCTAG
- the rpsO gene encoding 30S ribosomal protein S15 has protein sequence MALTATEKQAIIEKFAQFPGDTGSTEVQVALLTERINRLSEHLRAHKHDFHSHRGLLKMVGQRKRLLKYLEREDAERYKSLIEKLGLRK, from the coding sequence ATGGCACTAACCGCAACGGAAAAACAGGCGATCATCGAGAAGTTTGCCCAGTTCCCCGGCGACACCGGCTCCACCGAGGTGCAGGTGGCGCTCCTCACCGAGCGCATCAACCGCCTCTCGGAGCACCTGCGCGCCCACAAGCACGACTTCCACTCGCACCGCGGTCTGCTCAAGATGGTGGGGCAGCGCAAGCGCCTGCTCAAGTACCTCGAGCGCGAAGACGCCGAGCGCTACAAGAGCCTGATTGAGAAACTTGGCCTCAGGAAGTAG
- a CDS encoding b(o/a)3-type cytochrome-c oxidase subunit 1 codes for MAVRSVSPEDIYATHPEKKVSLYFMVLGFIALTIGVIFGPFQIFNYADIDLYPALQPLFKSYYQGLTLHGVLNAIVFTQFFIQGSLLYLQARDSNVRPLMPVAWAAWWIALIGLALAAWPLLLNDATVLYTFYAPLQGHWAFYVGAALIIVSSLVSVFLSVEMWVRWKKQNPGKPTPLVTFMTTATWMMWGLAAIGLVVSAVFFLIPWSLGWVKGVDPLITRTLFWWSGHPIVYFWLLPAYVSWYGLLPRQAGGKLISDPLARMAFLGFLVFSTPVGFHHQFADPGISAFWKGVHTVLTMMVAIPSLMTAFTIAASLELAGRANGGKGMLGWIKALPWNNPSVVAQLLGAIAFIFGGAGGIVNASFTLDYVVHNTTWIPGHFHLPVATASTLTFFGIAFWLIPHITHKPLAAPRTALAGVWLWFVGMMFMAFGMHMMGLQGVPRRAHISAMNAVNEGIYASSAFYMVFNAIAGVLLTIAAVQLFYVLYATLLSRRRLPADQVPEIPFAEAISGPEGKNGVKVMDRLFFWWGAATLLVLIVYMPTLVQLFIHMVPVPGMRLW; via the coding sequence ATGGCCGTACGTAGCGTTTCCCCCGAAGACATTTACGCGACCCATCCCGAGAAGAAGGTGTCGCTCTACTTCATGGTGCTGGGCTTCATCGCCCTCACCATCGGCGTCATCTTTGGCCCCTTCCAGATCTTCAACTACGCCGACATCGACCTCTACCCCGCCCTCCAGCCCCTCTTCAAGTCGTACTACCAGGGCCTGACGCTGCACGGCGTCCTCAACGCCATCGTCTTCACCCAGTTCTTCATTCAGGGCTCGCTCCTCTACCTGCAGGCGCGCGATTCGAACGTCCGCCCGCTGATGCCCGTGGCCTGGGCCGCCTGGTGGATCGCCCTGATCGGCCTGGCGCTCGCCGCCTGGCCGCTGCTGCTCAACGACGCCACCGTGCTCTACACCTTCTACGCTCCGCTGCAGGGGCACTGGGCCTTCTACGTGGGCGCCGCGCTGATCATCGTCTCCAGCCTCGTGAGCGTCTTCCTCTCGGTGGAGATGTGGGTGCGCTGGAAGAAGCAGAACCCCGGCAAGCCCACCCCGCTGGTCACCTTCATGACGACGGCCACCTGGATGATGTGGGGCCTAGCCGCCATCGGCCTCGTGGTCTCCGCCGTCTTCTTCCTGATCCCCTGGTCGCTCGGCTGGGTCAAGGGCGTCGACCCGCTGATCACCCGCACCCTGTTCTGGTGGTCGGGGCACCCGATCGTCTACTTCTGGCTGCTGCCGGCCTACGTCTCCTGGTACGGCCTGCTGCCGCGTCAGGCGGGCGGCAAGCTGATCTCCGACCCGCTGGCGCGCATGGCCTTCCTGGGCTTCCTCGTCTTCTCCACGCCCGTGGGCTTCCACCACCAGTTTGCCGATCCCGGCATCAGCGCCTTCTGGAAGGGCGTCCACACCGTGCTGACCATGATGGTGGCCATCCCCAGCCTGATGACCGCCTTCACCATCGCCGCCTCGCTCGAGCTGGCCGGCCGCGCCAACGGCGGCAAGGGGATGCTGGGCTGGATCAAGGCCCTGCCCTGGAACAACCCGAGCGTCGTCGCCCAGCTGCTCGGCGCCATCGCCTTCATCTTCGGCGGCGCCGGCGGCATCGTGAACGCCAGCTTCACCCTGGACTACGTGGTGCACAACACCACCTGGATTCCGGGGCACTTCCACCTGCCGGTGGCCACGGCCTCGACCCTCACCTTCTTCGGCATCGCCTTCTGGCTCATTCCGCACATCACCCACAAACCCCTGGCCGCGCCGCGCACCGCGCTCGCCGGGGTCTGGCTCTGGTTCGTGGGCATGATGTTCATGGCCTTCGGCATGCACATGATGGGCCTGCAGGGAGTGCCCCGGCGCGCCCACATCTCGGCGATGAACGCGGTCAACGAGGGCATCTACGCCAGCTCCGCCTTCTACATGGTCTTCAACGCCATCGCCGGCGTGCTCCTCACGATCGCCGCGGTGCAGCTCTTCTACGTCCTCTACGCCACCCTCCTCTCGCGCCGCCGCCTGCCGGCCGACCAGGTTCCCGAGATTCCCTTCGCCGAGGCCATCTCCGGCCCCGAGGGCAAGAACGGGGTCAAGGTCATGGACCGCCTCTTCTTCTGGTGGGGAGCCGCCACGCTGCTCGTCCTGATCGTCTACATGCCCACCCTGGTGCAGTTGTTCATTCACATGGTGCCTGTCCCCGGCATGCGCCTGTGGTGA
- the polX gene encoding DNA polymerase/3'-5' exonuclease PolX: MKNAEIARIFSEIADMLDFLGDSPFRVRAYRSAARYLMDMEEPIERVAEGGEKALDELPYIGHDLAAKILEYLATGRVRKHEELKKQVPPGVLEVMRVPGVGPKTAKLLYDELGVDSLAAFKEALESGRVLELPGFGEKKRARLLHNLELVEAAGRRRPLGEVLWVARALVERLEQLPQVEHAALAGSARRYKETVGDLDLLAASRRGRAVTDAFVRFPEVDEVLLSGASRATVFLKTGLQVDLKIVEPDAWGSGLQYFTGSKDHSIHLRTMALDRGLKINEYGVWKGARRIAGKTEEEVYSALGLPWIPPPLREDRGEIEAAQAGALPELVQLDQIKGDLQVHSTWSDGKATLEELAAAAAERGYAYLAVTDHSPAVRVAGGVPPEKVAERIAAIRAVNEKTGGRPYLLAGAEVDVLPDGRLDYPDEVLAQLEIVLVAVHAHFSLDRQRQTRRILKALENPYVHVLAHPTARHLGKRDPIEADWEKIFETARALGKAVEIDGYYARLDLPDTLARRAGELGLTVSLSTDAHAVDHLRFMELAVGTAQRAWLGPDRILNTRNLKELQNWLEAVRG; encoded by the coding sequence ATGAAAAACGCCGAGATCGCCCGCATCTTCTCGGAGATCGCCGACATGCTCGACTTCCTGGGGGACTCGCCCTTCCGGGTGCGCGCCTACCGCTCAGCGGCGCGCTACCTGATGGACATGGAGGAGCCGATCGAGCGCGTGGCCGAGGGCGGCGAAAAGGCGCTCGACGAGCTGCCCTACATTGGCCACGACCTGGCCGCGAAGATTCTCGAGTACCTCGCGACCGGCCGGGTCAGGAAGCACGAGGAGCTGAAGAAGCAGGTGCCGCCGGGGGTGCTCGAGGTGATGCGGGTGCCGGGGGTGGGGCCGAAGACGGCCAAGCTGCTCTACGACGAGCTGGGGGTTGACTCGCTGGCCGCGTTCAAGGAGGCGCTCGAGAGCGGCCGCGTCCTTGAGCTGCCGGGATTCGGCGAGAAGAAGCGGGCGCGGCTGCTGCACAACCTCGAGCTCGTGGAGGCCGCGGGCCGGCGCCGTCCGCTGGGGGAGGTGCTCTGGGTCGCGCGCGCGCTCGTCGAGCGGCTCGAGCAACTGCCCCAGGTGGAGCACGCCGCGCTCGCGGGATCGGCGCGGCGCTACAAGGAGACCGTGGGCGACCTCGACCTGCTCGCCGCCAGCCGCCGCGGCCGCGCGGTCACCGACGCCTTCGTGCGCTTCCCCGAGGTGGACGAGGTGCTGCTCTCCGGGGCCAGCCGCGCGACCGTCTTCCTCAAGACGGGCCTGCAGGTGGACCTCAAGATCGTCGAGCCCGACGCCTGGGGTTCGGGACTGCAGTACTTCACGGGGAGCAAGGACCACTCGATCCACCTGCGCACCATGGCCCTGGACCGCGGCCTCAAGATCAACGAGTACGGCGTCTGGAAAGGGGCCCGGCGCATCGCCGGCAAGACCGAGGAGGAGGTCTACTCGGCGCTGGGGCTGCCCTGGATTCCGCCGCCGTTGCGCGAGGACCGGGGCGAGATCGAAGCGGCCCAGGCGGGCGCGCTGCCCGAGCTGGTGCAGCTGGACCAGATCAAGGGCGATTTGCAGGTGCACTCCACCTGGTCCGACGGCAAGGCCACCCTGGAGGAGCTGGCCGCGGCCGCCGCCGAGCGCGGCTACGCCTACCTGGCCGTCACCGACCACTCGCCGGCGGTGCGGGTGGCCGGCGGGGTGCCGCCGGAGAAGGTCGCCGAGCGCATCGCCGCCATCCGTGCGGTCAACGAGAAGACCGGCGGCCGTCCTTACCTGCTGGCCGGCGCCGAGGTGGACGTCCTGCCCGACGGCCGCCTCGACTACCCCGACGAGGTGCTGGCCCAGCTGGAGATCGTCCTCGTCGCCGTTCACGCCCACTTCAGCCTCGACCGACAGCGGCAGACGCGGCGGATCCTCAAGGCGCTCGAGAACCCCTACGTCCACGTCCTCGCCCACCCCACGGCCCGCCACCTGGGAAAGCGCGACCCCATCGAGGCCGACTGGGAGAAGATCTTCGAGACCGCCCGGGCGCTCGGCAAGGCCGTGGAGATCGACGGCTACTACGCCCGGCTCGACCTCCCCGACACGCTGGCGCGGCGCGCCGGCGAGCTTGGGCTCACGGTCAGCCTTTCCACCGACGCCCACGCGGTCGACCACCTGCGCTTCATGGAGCTCGCGGTGGGCACGGCGCAACGGGCCTGGCTGGGGCCCGACCGGATCCTGAACACCCGCAATCTGAAGGAACTGCAAAACTGGCTCGAGGCCGTGCGCGGCTAG
- a CDS encoding cytochrome c oxidase subunit II, which yields MNNEKLIHAIERYERSWLLFALVMIVVFLIFIGYTLTGFAFYVPSAAERIDPTTVRNEGSLFANPRVEKTGDNVYTAYVLAQAFTFLPGEIRVPKGAKVVFYVTSPDVQHGFHIRGTNVNVQVIPGEVGKVEHTFDEPGEYLVICNEYCGLGHQDMIGKIIVEDK from the coding sequence ATGAACAACGAGAAACTGATCCACGCGATCGAGCGCTACGAGCGCAGCTGGCTGCTCTTCGCGCTCGTCATGATCGTGGTCTTTCTGATCTTCATCGGCTACACCCTGACCGGCTTCGCCTTCTACGTGCCCAGCGCGGCCGAGCGCATCGATCCGACGACGGTGCGCAACGAGGGCAGCCTCTTCGCCAACCCCCGCGTGGAAAAGACGGGCGACAACGTCTACACGGCCTACGTGCTCGCGCAGGCGTTCACCTTCCTGCCGGGCGAGATCCGCGTCCCCAAGGGGGCCAAGGTCGTCTTCTACGTGACCAGCCCCGACGTGCAGCACGGGTTTCACATCCGCGGCACCAACGTCAACGTCCAGGTGATCCCCGGCGAGGTCGGCAAGGTGGAGCACACCTTCGACGAGCCCGGCGAGTACCTGGTCATCTGCAACGAATACTGCGGCCTCGGGCACCAGGACATGATCGGCAAGATCATCGTGGAGGACAAGTAA